Part of the Candidatus Cloacimonadota bacterium genome is shown below.
CACCCTCAATCCTGAAGGGCACCGCGTGGTCTCAGCCGGCCTCAGCTCCAGCAAACGCAAAAACAACCGCGACACCAACGCCAACGGCAAACTGGACCTCCACGAAGACGGAGTTGACCTCAACCGCAATTACCCGGTTTTCTGGGAAGCTTTCGACTCCCCGCCTCCCCACCACCAGAACTATAAGGGGCCTGAGCCCGCCTCGGAAAAGGAAATCCTGGCTATTATCCAACTGGCCCAGAAACAGAGCTTCGACTACGCGATTTTCTACCACAGCTCACCCTCCGGCGCCCTCAGCGAAAAGATATTCCTGCCCGCCCTCGACCGGGAAAATGCCAGGCAAGTGAAAGCCTATGAGGAACTTGAGGATTTCGCCCGTGCCTATGCCAGACTGCTTCCCAAGGATTACCTGCGCGGCAGATACGAGGTCAGTCCTGCCCCGGGAACCCGCATGGGAACAGCCCGCAACTACTTTTTCCACATGCACGGCACAAAGGCCTTTCTTGTGGAGATAGGCGGCGCAAACACTTCAGGGATCAGTATAATCCATCCAGGCAAAGCAATCCGCGACAAGATCGTGGCCAAACACCTAAAGGCGCTTACCAAGGTTTTTTACGCCATGCTTTGAAACCATGTAGCCTGGCGTCCAGCGAAATTAGTGAGCATGGGCGGCAGGATATTTTGGAGTTATTATTCTTTGCTGGCGTCGATGCCTGTTCCTCTCTCGATGCCAGCATATTGCCTGGCGATGCCGACCGGCCGTTAAGGCCCTGACCTGTGTTCCAGGTGTGCCTCCCGCATAATTCCCGCACTTGATGCGAGTATTTTACGGGAGGCTTGAGAGAGGGATGGATTAGGGCGCTCAGGACGTGACCGGCAGGACCTTAGGGATTGGGCTGTAACTTCAGCAATAGCATTTTGCGGCTGACGCTCGTTCCTCCTGCGCTGAGGCGGTAAAAATAGACTCCGCTGGCCACCGGGGCACCGTTCGCGTCGGTTCCGTCCCAGTCCTCGATGTGTATCCCTGTTCCCAACTCTTTGTCCAGCAGGGTGGTCACCAGCCTTCCGCGGAGGTCGAAGATTTCCAGCCGGGCCTGGCCGGGCTGCCGCAGCTCAAAACTGATGCTGGTGCTGGGATTGAAGGGATTGGGCCAATTCTGCGCCAGAATCGCCGGAGCGGGCATCTGGCCGGGATCGTCGGCTTCCGAATCATCAATGATCACCAGCTCCATAAACATTACCTCGCCACCGTCGGGATCAGGATGGTAGGGCGGGTCCAAAACATTCGCGCCCCAGGTGAAATCGTTGTAGAACATCAAGCCCAGTTTCCCCATTTTTCCTCCACCACTATAGCCCGTGAACAGCATCTGGTCAGCGGGATAGACCCACATCGGCTTGATATTCGCCATTTCGGGAATCTCCACGTTGTTGAGCACGATCGGGTCGAACCAATAGTAGCCATCACAGCCCGAATAGGCTATATAGATTTCAGGTGTGTGTTCCCAAGCCTCATAGCCCGGGGTTTGGTAAGCGAACCATGAACGGGCGCGGTTTGAATCCTGCCAGACCACAGCCAACTGGCCCTGGGGGTTGGCGCGGGTGACCTTGATGTTGTTGTAGTAATACATCATGCTGCCTTCATGGGCGGTCTGGTCCCAGTGGGGGAAAGGCCAGTCCTGGTTGATGAGGGGATAATAGCTTTCGTTCACCGGATCGTAGATGAATTCATCCACCTCGCCGAAAGGATATTCCCTGTCCCAGGGTGTGTAACAGGCATTGAAGATATCGAGGGGACTTTTTTTGGGAAAGATGTCGTTGATAACGAAATTGCCGCCACCAGGGTTGAAAACTGCTTCCTTCACGAACTGGAGGAGAGAGTAAAACCCGCCATCCGCGTTGGCCAGGCCCCAAAGACCCACGATGTGCAGCCTGCCGCTTCTGTCCAGGGTGGCGTTTAGATGGCCGGAGTTCATCAGTTCCCAGTGAAGTTCGTCATCCGTGTAGGGAACGCCTTCGTCATCGGAGAAATAGTCGCCTGGATTCCAGGTGGAAATCCGGCTGCTGAAGCTGTGGCGCGTCCAGTCTCCCTCCCCAAAAAAGCCGCAGACGAAGATGTCGATATCATTCTCAACCTCATCGCCGTCGTGATATCCGGCCAGGATGACATTGCCGGCGGGGTCCGCCTCCAGGGCCAGATGGGTCCTGCGCGGCTCGGCTTCCAGCGCCCAGGCGTTGAGTTCCGGAACGCTGGTGTACTGCCAGCTTAGGGGGGTCTCCATTTCGATATCATCGGCCGTGAAATCCGCCATGGCCAGATAGACGTTACAGTTCTGCCGTCCCAGCAGATAAAGCCTGCGCGCATTCGTCACCGGGGAGGGACCGATAGCCAGGCTGGGCCAGAAGAAAACGTTGTCTGTGGTCACAGTCCCGTCCGGAGCGGTGATGGTGATGGGGTTGTCGATGACGATCTGGGGAGGGTTGAACAAACCGGCAATGCCGGCTATGAAAGCATCTGAGGCGAGCACGATCTCGGCTTCCGGGTCCGAGTCCACAAACTGGGTCCAGGCGTAGAAAGGCTTTCCGCTAACGGGGTCCACCACCATTGCCGGCATGCCGTGCGCGCCGCTGCTCTGGGTTTCGATCCGGGCAGCGTTGACCATGTTTCCATCGTAGCCGAGATAGCCGTAATAGGGCATGCGTTCGCCGCCGGGTGTGCCACGCCCTGTCCAGGTGAGGAAATAACCGCCGCCAGCGCTGGAGGGGATGAGGTTAAGGGGCAGGTTGTTGAAGCTGCCGATCATGTAGTCGTAGTAGCTATGTATGATCGAGGTGGGAAGTTTGCTAAAGATCCAGGATGGCGTGGTCTTTTGGTCTGACGAAGCTTTTTCCGGTGAAGGCGTTGACATCAGCTCCACCGGGCGCGAAAATGATTCGGGAAGGGCCTTCGGCACATCCGCTTCTGCCCCCAGGCATGCAGCAGCCAGCCACAGACAGGCCAGCGCGAAAGCAAAGCTCTTGCTCATCTTTTTAGCTCCTTTACTCTTTTTACCCTCACGTACAAAAAGCTATGGTTTCAACTCCTTGTCAAGTTTTATTTTGCCTCACAGATCCCTGTCTTTTGGACAGAGTATTTTCAACCGGTTCTTTCTGCCCATATCCATATTACATCGACTGATGATTCGTCGCTCTCCAGACTATCCGAAACATGGTCAACTTGTAGTAGATAAAGCCAAATAGCTGTCTCCAAAGTATGGCTTTGCAGAGAAGAAACTGATTTTTATTGTTCAGGAGACATAAAGATTTCGGAGAATTGTGCCAGATCGGGAAATTCAAACGGTCGGTCAAGAGGGTTTGCCTGTCCCGGAAACGTGGCTAACTTATCTAAAAAACAGGGAAGGAGACACAGAATGCCCACTGATCTAGAAATCGCAAGAAAGATAAAGTTGCAGCCGATTGATGCCATCGCGGCTGGAATCGGCCTGGCGCCGGAGGATTTGGAACATTACGGTGAGTACAAGGCCAAGGTGCGCTATTCCGCTTTGGAGAGGATCAAAGACAATAAGCCCGGGAAACTTATCCTGGTTTCGGCCATCACCCCCACCCCCGCGGGAGAAGGGAAAACCACCGTTGCCATCGGTCTTTCCCAGGCGCTGAACCTGAGCGGCAAAAGCTCGATAGTGGCCATCCGTGAACCTTCTCTGGGACCGGTTTTCGGCATCAAGGGAGGCGCGGCTGGCGGCGGTTGGAGCCAGGTTTTGCCGATGGAGGACATCAACCTGCATTTCACGGGCGATTTTCACGCCATCACCACCGCAAACAACACCCTCGCGGCGCTGGTGGACAACTATATCTATTTTAACAACGAGCTCAACCTCGATCCCCGGCGCATCACCTGGAAAAGAGTGCTGGACGTGAATGACCGCATGCTGCGCAAAATCGTGATCGGACTGGGAGGCAGCAAACAAGGTTTTCCGCGGGAAGACGGTTTTGACATCACCCCCGCCAGCGAAATCATGGCCATTCTTTGCCTGTCAAACAACATGGAGGAATTGAAGGAAAAGATCGGCAACATCACTGTCGGCTTCACCTTTGACGGTGAGCCGGTGCACGTGAATCAGCTTGGTTACGAGGGCGCGATCGCCGCCCTGCTGAAAGACGCGTTGCAGCCAAATCTGGTGCAGACCACAGAAAACACGCCTGCCTTCGTTCACGGAGGTCCATTTGCCAACATCGCCCAGGGCGCCAATTCCATCATCGCCACCAAAGCCGCGCTGCGCCTTTCGGAGTACGTTATAACGGAAGCGGGTTTCGGCTTCGACCTGGGCGCGGAGAAGTTTTTCGATCTGGTGTGCCCCTATGGCAAACTCTGCACGGATGCCGTGGTGCTGGTAGCCACGATTCGGGCTCTCAAGCTTCACGGCGGCAAGAGATTAAAGGATATCAACGAACCTGATCCCAAAGCCGTGGAAGCCGGACTGGAAAACCTAGCCAAGCATCTGGAGAACATCGACAAATTCGGCATGAAGTCAATCGTGGCCATCAACCGCTTTCCAAACGATACAGACGAGGAAATCGGACTGGTGAGCGATTTTGTTGCCTCCAAAGGCTTTGAGTCATCCGTTGTGAATTACCACGCAGAGGGCGGGAAAGGCGGCTTGGAGCTGGCAGAGCAGGTGATCGGCATGGTGGACAATGAGATATGCCACTATCACGGCCTTTACGACTGGGACAGCCCGGTGAAGGATAAGATATTCACCATCGCCAGCCAGATCTATGGCGCACAGAATGTTGACTATACCATGGAAGCAAAAGCCGATTTGAAAAGAATCAACAAATACGGTTACGACAAGCTGCCAATCTGCATCGCCAAAACCCAGAAATCGCTTTCCGACAACCCTGAACTGATCGGACGCCCCAAGGATTTTTTGGTGACCGTCCGCAGGATAGTGATTTCCAGTGGCGCCGGCTTTCTGGTGCCGATCACAGGTGAAATCATGCGCATGCCGGGACTGCCGAAACATCCGGCTGCCGAAACCATTGACGTGGAAGAAGATGGGGATATCAGAGGTCTGTTTTGACCTCAACCGCGAGTAGAAGGCATGCAGGTAAAAACCCACAGGACAGCATATAGCCAAAGCGAAATTTAGGTTGACAACTATTGGCGAGTAAAAAACAATGTTCGGCAACACATTGTTAGTTTCTACGAGGTTACTATAATGATTTTCAGAGGCAAAAAGTGGATGGGATTTGGCAGGCTGACAATCCGCTTGGCCATCTTGATTGTAATGCTGACGGGTAGCATGGGTTTTTTGGTGGCGGAATCATCGTTGCCAAGCATGGTGCGTTACAGAAGCACGCTGAATTTCGAGCATGAATATCCGCAGGCCTGGCTCAGATTGGACCGGAGCAATACCGAGGCGGCCCGTTCCGAACTGCTGCCCGCGGGCGCTGACAGCCTTTCGCTGGCTAGGTCGCACACAAACTTCGTCCTCAACCAGATCGACAGCCTGGTGATCAAGGCCGCGTTCATGGAAAGTAGCGGCGAAGAAGATACTGGGCTGGTTATGATAAACTTTGGCCCAGTAATAGACAGATTCGATGCCGACGCCATGAACCTTCTGGAGAAAAGGTTCCAAACCATGCTGTTGCCGCCTGGCGCGCTGGTCAAGACGCTGGAAACCAGCTATGTGAGGCAGGGGCTGAAAAGAATGCTGGTCCTCACGGCGAGCGTCACCAATCCCGGCCAGCCGGGAGTTTGGAGCTATTATTCCCTAACGGTGAACGGAGAGGGCCGTAGCTTCACTTTCACGCTGCGCGGCAAGGAGACCACTATCCAGCGTCTGCAGCCTGTCCTGTCAGAAATGACCGGCAGCTTGGTCGATAATTTCAATGTGACCAGGAGCATAAGCCGTATCCCTCGCTGGTCCGAGATTGTGCTGATCCTGCTATTTTCCCTGCTGATCAGCGGCCTGATCATCCGTTTGCGTGATCAAGTAATAGTCGCCTCCAGACACAAACGCCGTGGCATCACTTTCTTTCAATTGTTCCTGATCGTGGCAGCGGTTTTGGTGGGGGTTTCACATTTGCTAACATCTTGCCAGGCAGGTTGATACAAAGACAGATAGAGTACGTAAGGTTCTTGATGTCTACTCCGGCCTTACTTTCCGGAGCGGCATTTTGCAAGCTTGGTTTTTCCCGTCTTCCTGTGCCATTGTCACGGCGTTGACACAATTTCCTTGACGAATCCGGGCATTTCTTTCCAAGTGATTTTTCAATGATAACAAGATAGGTGGTTTAAACATGCG
Proteins encoded:
- a CDS encoding T9SS type A sorting domain-containing protein, with amino-acid sequence MSKSFAFALACLWLAAACLGAEADVPKALPESFSRPVELMSTPSPEKASSDQKTTPSWIFSKLPTSIIHSYYDYMIGSFNNLPLNLIPSSAGGGYFLTWTGRGTPGGERMPYYGYLGYDGNMVNAARIETQSSGAHGMPAMVVDPVSGKPFYAWTQFVDSDPEAEIVLASDAFIAGIAGLFNPPQIVIDNPITITAPDGTVTTDNVFFWPSLAIGPSPVTNARRLYLLGRQNCNVYLAMADFTADDIEMETPLSWQYTSVPELNAWALEAEPRRTHLALEADPAGNVILAGYHDGDEVENDIDIFVCGFFGEGDWTRHSFSSRISTWNPGDYFSDDEGVPYTDDELHWELMNSGHLNATLDRSGRLHIVGLWGLANADGGFYSLLQFVKEAVFNPGGGNFVINDIFPKKSPLDIFNACYTPWDREYPFGEVDEFIYDPVNESYYPLINQDWPFPHWDQTAHEGSMMYYYNNIKVTRANPQGQLAVVWQDSNRARSWFAYQTPGYEAWEHTPEIYIAYSGCDGYYWFDPIVLNNVEIPEMANIKPMWVYPADQMLFTGYSGGGKMGKLGLMFYNDFTWGANVLDPPYHPDPDGGEVMFMELVIIDDSEADDPGQMPAPAILAQNWPNPFNPSTSISFELRQPGQARLEIFDLRGRLVTTLLDKELGTGIHIEDWDGTDANGAPVASGVYFYRLSAGGTSVSRKMLLLKLQPNP
- a CDS encoding formate--tetrahydrofolate ligase, translated to MPTDLEIARKIKLQPIDAIAAGIGLAPEDLEHYGEYKAKVRYSALERIKDNKPGKLILVSAITPTPAGEGKTTVAIGLSQALNLSGKSSIVAIREPSLGPVFGIKGGAAGGGWSQVLPMEDINLHFTGDFHAITTANNTLAALVDNYIYFNNELNLDPRRITWKRVLDVNDRMLRKIVIGLGGSKQGFPREDGFDITPASEIMAILCLSNNMEELKEKIGNITVGFTFDGEPVHVNQLGYEGAIAALLKDALQPNLVQTTENTPAFVHGGPFANIAQGANSIIATKAALRLSEYVITEAGFGFDLGAEKFFDLVCPYGKLCTDAVVLVATIRALKLHGGKRLKDINEPDPKAVEAGLENLAKHLENIDKFGMKSIVAINRFPNDTDEEIGLVSDFVASKGFESSVVNYHAEGGKGGLELAEQVIGMVDNEICHYHGLYDWDSPVKDKIFTIASQIYGAQNVDYTMEAKADLKRINKYGYDKLPICIAKTQKSLSDNPELIGRPKDFLVTVRRIVISSGAGFLVPITGEIMRMPGLPKHPAAETIDVEEDGDIRGLF